A segment of the Streptomyces sp. NBC_01235 genome:
GGCCGCGACCAGCGCCTCGCCGTAGTACTTCACCGTGGGCAGCTCGACATCGATGCCGGCTTCCAGGGCGAGACGGGCGGCCTCGGCGCGGGTGCCGGCGACCCGGTGCAGGGTCTGCAGGAAGCCGATGCCGAAATAGTCGGCGACGACCGTTCCGGTGAAGCCCCACTCCTCCCGCAGAAGGCGGGTCAGCAGCTCGGGGTCGGCGGAGGCCGGCACGCCGTCGCGTTCCGTGTAGGCCGCCATCACCGAGCGGGCGCCACCCTCGCGCAGCGCCATCTCGAACGGGGGAAGGGTGACGTCCGCGAACTCGCGCGTGCCCGCCCGCACCGGCGCCAGGTTGCGGGCGCCCGCCGAGGAGGCGTAGCCGGCGAAGTGCTTGAGCGTGGCGACGATCCCGGCCGATTCCAGCCCGCGCACATAGGCCGTGCCGACCGTGCCCACCAGGTACGGGTCCTCGCCGATCGTCTCCTCGACGCGGCCCCAGCGCGGATCCCGTACGACATCCAGGACGGGGGCGAGGCCCTGGTGGACGCCGACCGCGCGCAGGTCGCGGCCGATCGCCCGGCCCATCTCCTCCACCAGCGGCGGATCGAAGGCGGCGCCCCAGGCCAGCGGGACCGGGTAGGCGGTGGCCCGCCAGGCGGTGAAGCCGGCCAGGCACTCCTCGTGGGCGACCGCCGGGATGCCGAAGCGGCCGGCCGCGGCGATCCGGCGCTGGGCGAGCGCCAGCGCGCGGGCACCGAGCGCCGGGTCCACGGGGGCGGTGCCGAAGGAACGGGTCAGCTGGCCGAGCCCCCTGCTGATCAGCTCGTCCCAGTCGTAGTCGACGGTCATGTCGTGCTGGTGCGGGGCGACTCCGTCGCCGTCCGTCGCGGCGCCGACCCACACGCCGTACAGCTGGGCGGTCTTCTCCTCGAGGGTCATCCGGGAGAGGAGGTCGTCGACACGGGCGGCGGCGGGCAGGGCGGGGTCACGCCAGGAGGCGGTGGTCATGAGACTCCTGTCCCGAAGGATTCGAATGTTTCGTAACGCGCTTCGAATGTTCCGGGAACCTATGGCGTCCCCATGGGTTCGTCAAGGGGGCGCGTGGGGATACGATCGCCGCCATGACACCCTCGGAGCCCGTGGAAACGCGGACAGAAGCGCGGCCGACGCAGACCGCGACGCTCGCGGAGATCGCCCGCGAGGCGGGCGTATCGGCACCGACTGTTTCGAAGGTCCTCAACGGCCGTGCCGATGTCGCCCCCGCGACCCGCAGCCGTGTCGAGGACCTGCTGCGGGCCCACGGCTACCGGCGCCGCCGCGCCGAGGCGACCCGGTCCCCCCTGATCGACCTGGTCTTCCACGAACTGGAGAGCGCCTGGGCGATGGAGGTCATCCGGGGCGTCGAGAACGTGGCGCGGGACGCCGGACTGAGCGTGGTGCTCAGCGAGAGCGCGGGGCGACTCACGCCCGGGCGGACCTGGGCCGACCAGGTCGCCGCCCGCCGCCCGCACGGGGTCGTGCTCGTCCTCTCCGGGCTCGACGAGTCCCAGCGGGCACTGCTGACCAGCCGGTCCATCCCGTTCGTGGTGATGGACCCGGCGGGCGACCCGGGGGCGGACGTGCCGTCGATCGGCGCCACCAACTGGCAGGGCGGTCTCGCCGCCACCCGGCACCTGGTCGAGCTGGGCCACCGGCGGATCGGGGCGATCAGCGGGCCGCCGCAGATGATGTGCAGCCGGGCCCGGATCGACGGCTACCGGGCCGCGCTGGAGACGGCCGGGCTGCCGGTCGAGCAGGACCTGGTCAAGACCGGGGACTTCCATCACGAGACGGGCTACCGGCTGGGCCGCGAGCTGCTCTACCGCCCCGACCGGCCCACCGCCGTCTTCGCCGGCAACGACCTCCAGGCCCTCGGCTGCTACGAGGCCGCCCGTGAGCTGGGGCTCAGGATCCCGGAGGACGTGAGCGTGGTCGGCTTCGACGACCTGCCGGTGGCGCGGTGGGTCGGGCCGCCCCTGACGACCGTCCGCCAGCCGCTGACGGAGATGGCGGAGGCGGCGGCCCGGCTGGTCCTCGAACTCGGGCGGTCCACGTCCGAGGAGGCGCCGACGGCGACGCGGGTGGAACTGGCGACGAGTCTGGTGGTGCGCAGCAGTACGGGGGCGCCGCCGGTCTCTTAGGGGCGGCCGTGGCCGGAAGTTGACGTATTGACGGGTGTGGTGGGCGCCTCCACACTCCTCCGAAGTCAATCGGTTGGACGACCGAAACTTTCGGAGGCACCCGCCATGAGATCCTCCAGAACATTCTCCGCACGCACCTGGCTGACCACGCTGGTCGCCGGGGCCACCGCCGCCGCGGCGCTGCTCGTCGCGGCGCCCGCGGCGCAGGCCGCCGACACCCCCCTGCGCGACCTCGGCACCGCCAAGGGCAAGGTCATCGGCACGGCGGTCACCGGCTCCAAGCTCACCGGGACCTACGGCGACATCGCCGGGGCGCAGTTCAGCTCGCTGACCCCCGGCAACGCCATGAAGTGGGGCTCCGTCGAGCCGACCCAGTCCACCTTCAACTGGGCGGAGGCCGACCAGATCGTGGCCTTCGCGCAGGCCCACAACCAGCAGGTGCGCGGCCACACCCTGGTCTGGCACAGCCAGAACCCGAGCTGGCTGACGAACGGCACCTGGACGTCCGCCCAGCTCAGCACCCTGCTCCAGAACCACATCAACACCGAGGTCGGCCGCTACAAGGGCAAGCTCGCCGCCTGGGACGTCGTCAACGAGCCCTTCAACGAGGACGGCACCTACCGCTCGACCCTCTGGTACAACGGCCTCGGCGCCGACTACATCGCCAACGCCCTGACCTGGGCGCGGGCCGCCGACCCGGCCGCCAAGCTGTACATCAACGACTACAACGTGGAAGGCGTGGGCGCGAAGTCGACGGCTCTGTACAACCTGGTCAAGTCGCTGAAGGAGCGCGGCGTTCCCATCGACGGGGTCGGCCTCCAGGCCCACCTCGTTCTCGGCCAGGTGCCCTCCACCCTCCAGCAGAACATCCAGCGCTTCGCCGACCTCGGCGTAGACGTGGCGATCACCGAGCTGGACATCCGGATGACGCTGCCCTCGGACAGCACCAAGCTCGCCCAGCAGAAGGCCGACTACAAGGCGGTCACGGCCGCCTGCGTGGCCGTCGCGCGCTGCGTGAACCTCACCGTCTGGGGCTTCACCGACTCCGACTCCTGGGTGGAGAGCACCTTCCCGGGGCAGGGGGCGGCGACGCCGTACGACGCGAACTACGCGCCGAAACCGGCGTACTACGGCATCTCCGAGGCGCTCGGCGGCGGCACCACGACGCCTCCGCCGACCGGTGCCTGTACGGCCGCGTACAGCGTGGGCAGCCAGTGGAACACCGGGTTCACCGGCAACGTGACGATCTCCTGCTCGGGTGCCTCGCTGTCGTCCTGGAAGGTGACCTGGACCTACGGCGCCGGCCAGCAGATCACCCAGGCCTGGAACGCCACGTGCACCCAGTCGGGCGCCGCCGTGACGTGCGCGAACGCCTCGTACAACGGGACGGTCCCGGACGGCGGTTCGGTGTCGTTCGGGTTCAACGCGAACTGGAGCGGCAGCAACCCGGTGCCGACGGTGACGCTGGGCTGATCCCGGGCTGACCCCAGGCTGGGAAATATGAGATTTCCACAAGAAATCCGGCTCGCATCCCCTCTCCTAACAGTTCGCTCATAACTCGGACTTACGTTCCCCCTGTGACGGGAGACGTGGTGAGACATGACGCGAACGGGCCGGACGGCGGCAGACGGGTGGGCCGGCGGTCGAGAGCGCTGAAGGCCGCCGGCCTGACACTGGCCGCCGCCCTGGTGGTGGGCATCGGCACGGCGGGCTGGGCCTACTGGCACCTCAACGGCAACATCGAGAGCGTCGACATCGACAACGCGCTCGGTGACAACCGCCCCGCGAAGGCGGTGGCGACCCCCGCCCCGTCCGGCTCGGCGTCCGCCTCCCCGCTGCCCACCGAGGCCGTCAACATCCTGGTGCTGGGCTCGGACTCGCGCAGCGGCGAGGCGAACCAGGCACTCGGCGGCGGCGACAGCACCGGCGCCCGCTCCGACACGGCGATGGTCGTGCACATCGACGCGGGCCGCACGTCCGCCACCGTCGTCAGCGTCCCGCGCGACACCCTCGTCACCCGCCCCTCCTGCCCGCTCTCCGACGGCGGCTCGACGGCCGTGGCGTACGGCGCGATGTTCAACACCGCCTACTCGGTGGGCGGTCCGGTCTGCGCCGTCAAGACGGTCGAGTCGATCACCGGCGTCCGCATGGACCACTACATCGAGGTCGACTTCTCGGGCTTCGCGACGCTCGTGGACGCGCTCGGCGGGGTCACCGTCACCACCGACGCGGACATCGACGACGACGACAGTCACCTGCACCTGAAGGCCGGCACCCACCACCTGAACGGCACCCAGGCCCTCGCCCTGGCCCGCACCCGGCACGGCATAGGCGACGGCAGCGACCTCGGCCGCATAGGCCTCCAGCAGAAGCTCGTGAAGGCCCTGCTGGAACAGATCGCCTCCACCGACCTCCTCACCAGCCCCGCCAAGCTGTACGAGGTCGCCGACGCGATCACCGGCAGCCTCACCACGGACACCGGCCTGAACTCCCTCTCCGCGCTGATGGAACTCGGCCAGAGCCTCAAGGGCCTCGCGGCCGACGGCGTCAGGACGGTGACCATGCCCGTCGTGACGGCCCCCTCCGACCCCAACCGGGTGGTGGCCGAGGAACCGGCGGCGAGCGAGCTGTGGAAGTCGCTCGAATAAATCTCCGGCGAGGTGTCGATCCGGCCGCCCGCCGTTCGACGCAGGAGTGAGAGGCCGGGAAGGACCCGGCCCGCCGGAGCCGTCCGGACGTCATGAGGAGTCACCATGCCCCGTTACCTGTCGCTGGTGCGCATCGACGAGAACAACGCGCCCGCCGAGGGCCCCAGCCCCGAGCTGATGCAGCGCATGGGGGAGCTGATCGAGGAGATCACCAAGGCCGGCGTGATGCTGGAGACCGCGGGGCTGACCCCGACATCGCAGGGCACCCGGGTGCGCTACGAGGGAGGCAAGATCTCCGTCACCGACGGCCCCTTCACCGAGACCAAGGAGGCCATCGGCGGCTACGCGATCATGCAGTGCAAGGACCAGGCCGAGGCCATCGAGTGGGCCAAGCGCTTCCTGAAGGTCCACGAGGACTTCTGGACGGTGACCTGCGAGGTGCGGGAGATCGCCGAGGGCTGAGCGTTCCCCGGTGCCTCCCCTGGCGTGCTCCTTGGTCTGAGCACGTGCCGGGTGTTCGATGGTGGGCTGTGGAACAACAGCCCGCCTCGGACCCCCGGCCCGCCTCGGCCCGCCGTGCCGCCTCCGACCCCCGTACCGCCATCGAGACCGTCTTCCGCCTGGAGTCGCCCCGCGTCATCGCCGCCGTCGCCCGGGTCGTCCGGGACGTCGGCATCGCCGAGGAGCTGGCGCAGGACGCGCTGGTCGCCGCACTGGAGCAGTGGCCGCGCGACGGGGTGCCGGACAACCCCGGCGCCTGGCTCACGGCCACCGCCCGCCACCGCGCCGTCGACCTGGTCCGCCGCCGGGAGAACTACGCCCGCAAGCTCCAGGAGATCGGCCGCGACCTGGAGACCACGACCGCCCCGCCCGAGGAGCCCGCCGACCCCGACGCCATCGACGACGACCTGCTCGGACTCGTCTTCACCGCCTGCCACCCGGTGCTGTCCGCCGAGGCACGCATCGCCCTCACCCTGCGTCTGCTCGGCGGCCTCGGCACGCCCGAGATCGCCCGCGCCTTCCTGGTCCCCGAGGCGACGGTCGCCCAGCGCATCGTTCGCGCCAAGAAGACCCTCGCGACCAGGAACATCGCCTTCGAGGTGCCCTACGGCCCCGACCGCGAGGCCCGGCTCGGCTCGGTCCTCGACGTCATCTACCTGATCTTCAACGAGGGGTACGCGGCCACCGCCGGCGACGACTGGCTGCGGCCGGCGCTGTGCGAGGACGCGCTGCGGCTGGCCCGGCAACTGGCGGCACTGATGCCGAAGGAGCCCGAGGTCCACGGCCTGACGGCGCTCCTGGAGTTCCAGGCCTCCCGCACGGCCGCCCGCACCGCCCCCGACGGCACCCCGGTCCTCCTCAAGGACCAGAACCGCCGCCGCTGGAACCGCAGGCTCATCGCCCGTGGCATCGCCGCCCTCGACCGCGCGGGCGCCGCGGCCACCGGCGCCCCCGGCCCCTACGCCCTCCAGGCGGCCGTGGCCGCCTGCCACGCGCACGCCCACACCTACGAGGACACCGACTGGGCGTCCATCGCCACCCTGTACGGCCTGCTGACAGCCCGCGCCCCGTCCCCGGTCGTCGAACTCAACCGCGCGGTCGCCGTGTCGATGGCGGACGGCCCGGGGCCGGCGCTGGAGATCGTCGACGGCCTCGCCGCCGAACCGGCCCTGCGCGACTACCACCTCCTCCCCAGCGTCCGCGGCGACCTGCTGCTGCGTCTCGGCCGGACGACGGAGGCGAGGGCGGAGTTCGAACGCGCGGCGGAGCTGACGGCCAACGCCCGGGAACGGGAGCTGCTGCGGACGCGGGCGGACGCATGCCGGCCAACCTGAACCGGCCGACCCAAAACCCGTGCAATGTCGAACAGTTGTGGCTCGATATTCCGTTCCCCCTGTGTCCGATGCGCACTAAAGTGACCCAGCCGCTGTGAAACGGCTGTGTGGTCGACGGGGGATATGGCGACGGGGGAACGACGCCGACCCGGCCCGCGCGCGGCTCCATCGACATGTCTATCGACATTTTTGTGATCCCTGGGGGGTCGACAACTTGAGACTGTTCACGCGCCGCCGTACCGCGGCGCTCGCCACCGTGGTGGTGCTCGCCGCCGCGGGCACCCTGGTCACCGCATCCGGCGCCGTCGCCGACGACGCCGGACCCTGGCCCGGCACCGAGGGCCGGATCCTCAGCGACGGTGGTGGCGTGATCGACGCCACCACCGGCACGGCCGGCCGGATCCCCAACGTGGGGAGCTACGCCACCTGGGCGCCGGACGGCAGCCGTCTGGTCAGCGTGTCCGGCCAGATCTCCAGCGTCCTGCCCAACGGCACCAAGAAGATCACCCTGCCGTGGGCGCAGGGCCTGCGCTCCAGCGCCCCGTACGAGGATCTGACCTTCTGGAACGGCGGCCGCTTCGTCGTCTTCGCCAGCGGCGGCCAGCTCGCCTACGGTCCCTCCGACGCTTCGTGGGCGCCCGGCCCGCTGCTGCCGGCGAACCTGGAGCCGGCCACCGTCTGCGACTCCGAGCCGAGCGTGAACGTCAACGGCCTGGTCGCGTTCGAGCGCCGCACCGGCAGCTGCAACGCCGATGCCGGCGTGTACGTCTACGACAGCGTCGCGAAGACGGTCAAGCTCGCCGTGGCCGACGCCGAGCAGCCCGCCTGGTCCCCGGACGGCACCAAGCTGGCGTTCGTCCGCAAGGACACCGACGGCAATCCCCAGATCTTCACGGCGAACGCCGACGGCACCGACGTCAAGCAGCTCACCACCGGCCCGCGCCGGTTCGCCAACCCGTCCTGGTCACCCACGGGCAAGCGGATCGTCTTCGACGCCCACACCTCCGCCGACAGCGCCGACGTGCACACCACCGAGTACGTCGACCTGGCCACCGGCGAACTCACCAAGGTCGGGAACACCGCCACGGGCGACCACCCCAACTGGCAGCCGCTGCGCAAGAACGGCACCGGCCGGGTCTGGGGCGCCAACGCCTACCTCACGGCCACGGCCTCCTCCCGCTGGACCTGGAACACCATCGGCCACAGCGAGCCCGGCCTGATGGACGCCAAGTCCGCGGTGCTGGTCAACCAGGACAGCCCGGCGTACGCCGTCACCGCGCCCGCCCTGGCCGGCCGTAAGGAGGGCCCGGTGCTGATGACACAGAAGACCGGGCTGTCCTCGACGACGAAGAACGAGCTGAAGCGGACCCTGAAGCCGGGCAAGCCCGTCTACCTGGTCGGCAGCGCGGCCGTCCTCGACAACACGGTCGCCGCCCAGGTGAAGGCGCTCGGCTACACGCCCGTGCGGCTGACGGGCGCGGACCCCTACGCGACCTCGGTCATGGTGTCCAAGACCATCAGCTCCGCCCCGAAGTACGTCTTCCTGGCCGGCGGCACCGAGTACCGCGCGGCCCTCTCGGCGGCGGCAGCGGCCGGCTCCGACGGCTCCGCCAGCGCGGGCGGTGTCGTCCTCACCAACGGCACCAAGCTGCCCGCGTCGGTGCAGTCGTACCTCAACAGCCTGAACCCGGACAAGACCATGATCATCACGGTCGGTTCGGCGGCGCGGTACGCGCTGACCCACTCGGACTTCTCGCGGTGGCCGTCGACGTACTCGTACTACCCGATCTCGGGCACCACGGACGCGTCCATCTCGGTGGCCGTAGCCATGTTCTGGTGGACCGCGCCGAGCCAGACCGGCCTCGCCTACTCCGGCGCCTGGCGTGACGGTGTGTCGGCCGCCTCGGCGATGAACGTCTTCGGGCCCGTCCTGTGGACCACCAGCTCCACCGCCCTGTCGCCCGAGGTGAACAACTACCTCCAGCGTGAGACCGCCAGCGTCAACTCCGCGGTGGCCTTCGGCGGCACCGGCTCGATCTCCCCGGCCGAGCTGAACACCGCGGGCACCACGATCAGCGCGGGCAGCGCCTACTTCACGTACTACCCGTACTACAACGGCGTCATCCCGCCGAGCACGCAGGCGAGTGCGTCGACGAGTGCCCTCGCCGCGCGCACCGACGGCAACGACGACGGCCAGGCCGCCGCCACGGTGCAGCGCTCCGCCCCGGTCGGCGACCACCAGCCGAACCTGGCACCGCTCAAGACGCTCCAGCGGCAGTAACGGAAAGTAACGGCAGTAACGGCAGGTCAGGCGGGGGCGCCGACGAGCATCGTCGGCGCCCCCGCCACCCGCGTCAGGAACACCGTCACGGAGTTCGGCCCCTGCGGCTTGGGCAGCACCTTCTTGCGCAGTTCCTCCGGCTCGACGGCCGACCCCCGCTTCTTCACGGTGAGGATTCCGACCTCCCGCTCCCGCAGCAGCGCCTTCAACTTCTTGACGTTGAACGGGAGCCGGTCGGTGATCTCGTAGGCGGAGGCGTACGGGGTGGGGCGCAGGGCGTCGGCGGTGACGTAGGCGATGGTCGCGTCGATCAGCCCGCCGTCGAGCTCCCGGGCCACGTCGGCGACCAGATGGGCCCGGATGACGGCACCGTCGGGCTCGTACAGATACCGCCCGACCGGCCGGACCTCCGGGTCGGGCAGACCGGCGCCGAGCAGCGTCCGAGGCCCCGGCAGCAGGGTCGCCCGGACGGCCCCCGGCTCGCTGGTCCCGAACCACAGCACGGCCTCCTTCACATCCCCGCCGTCCGAGATCCACTCGGCCTCGGCCTCGGCGGGGATCGCCTCGTGCGGCACGCCGGGCGCGATCTTCAGGGCGGCGCGGGGCGCGGCGAGGGCGGCCCCGACCGCCCACGACAGGGGCGGCGAGTACGCCTCCGGATCGAAGATCCTCCCGCGCCCACCGCGTCGCGCCGGATCGACGAACACGGCGTCGTAGCCGCTGGTGTCGACGTCCGTGACGTCCGCCTCCCGCACCTCGATGAGATCGGCGAGCCCGAGCGCGTCGGCGTTCGCGCGCGCCGCGTGAGCCGTCGACGGGTCACGGTCCACGGCCAGGACCCGGATCCCGGCCCGGGCCAGTGCGATCGCGTCGCCGCCGATCCCGCAGCAAAGGTCGGCGACGGAGGTCACGCCGAGCGCCTTCATCCGCCCGGCCCGGTATCCGGCGACACTCGCCCGCGTCGACTGCTCCACCCCGTTCGGCGTGAAGAACATCCGCTCGGCGTCCTCGGTTCCGAACTTCGCCGCCGCCCGCTGCCGCAGCCGGGCCTGGCCCAGGGCAGCGGACACCAGGTCGGCGGGGTGCTCACGGCGCAGCCGGGTGGCGACGGCGAGCTCGTCGGCGGGGGCGGTGCCGCGCACGGCGTCGAGGAGGGCGTGGCCCTCGGGGGTGAGGAGGGGGGCGAGGTCGTTCACCGGGTCATTGTGGGCCAGTCGGTGGACGGTGTGCTTGCGGCGGAGGTGTCGGGCGGGCTTCCGGGGCGGTGACTGCGAGGATCCGGCGCCATGGGACCTGTCGTACAAAATGATGACAAGGGTGGCTGTTCCGGGGTGCCGGATCGGCGCACGGACATCCGGTACGCGGGGCTCCGGTTCGCGGGAATCCGGAGCGCGGCCGCCGTCCTCACCCTGGCCGCCATCGCGACGGGCTGCGCCGGAGGTGGCACGGGGACCGGCGGAAGGGGAGGCAAGGGGAACAGCCCCGCGCCGGGCCAGCAACCGGCCCGGGCGGTGCCTCCCGAGGCACCCCCGGCCCGCGCTCTGCACTTGTACGCCTCCAGGCTCCGTGCCGCCCAGCAGGCCCGGGTCGGCGCGGCGAAGCACTGGGGCCTGAAGAAGGCCCCGCTGACACCCCCGGCGCGGCCCGCGCACAAACCGCAGATCACGACGCGCGAGGGCTTCGAGGTCGACGACCACGAGAAGCTCGGCCTTCCCCCGGTCTTCACCACGATCCCGACCAAGGACAAGGTCGTCTTCCTCACCATCGACGACGGCGCCGAGAAGGACCCGGCGTTCCTGCGGATGATGAGCGCCCTGAAGATCCCGTACACCGCCTTCCTCAGTGACTCCCTGGTCAAGGACGACTACGGCTACTTCAAGAAGCTGCAGGACCGGGGCGCGGTCCTGAACAACCACACCCTCCACCACCCCTACCTGCCCGCCCTCTCCTACGCCCGTCAGAAGCGCGAGATCTGCGGCATGCAGGACGTGATCGAGAAGCGCTACGGCAAGCGCCCCGCCCTCTTCCGGCCGCCCTACGGCAGCTACGACCAGGACACCCTGCGTGCCGCGAAGACCTGCGGCGTGCGCTACGCCCCACTCTGGGACGAGGAGGTCTTCGTCGACCACTGGGAGTACCGGGAGTGGGACCAGGACCTCCACCCCGGCGACATCGTCCTGAGCCACTTCCGCGGTCGCGGAGCCTGGAAGGGCACGATGCCCGACATGGTCCGCCGGTTCCTGAACAAGGTCACGGAGAAGGGGTACGCGGTGGCACGGCTGGAGGACTACCTGTGAGGACTCGGGGCCGGCCGGCCGCACTGCTGATCCTGGCAACATTGACGACCTTGGCAGCGCTGACGGGCCTGACGGGCTGCGCCCAGTCCGTCGACCCGATCGAGCGGCTGGGCAAGAAGGCCGCCGCACGGGTCCGCCCACCCGGCCCGGCCGGCCAGGCCCCGTACCGTCGCTGGGGCCTGACGGCCCCGCTGGCCCCCGCGCCGGCCCACCCGGCCGCCCGCTCCCTGGCAGGCAGCCCCGGCGCGAGCCTCCCCCCGGTCGTCGACCACGTCCCGACAGCCGACAAGGTCGTCTTCCTCACCTACGACGACGGCGCCGAACGCGACCCACGCTTCGTCGACATGGTCCGCGAACTGCGCCTCCCGGTCAGCATGTTCCTGACGGACAGCGTGGTCGGCCCCGGCTACGGCCACTTCGCCCGCCTCCGGTCCGTCGGCGCGAACATCCAGAACCACACCCTGGACCACCCGGCCCT
Coding sequences within it:
- a CDS encoding LacI family DNA-binding transcriptional regulator produces the protein MTPSEPVETRTEARPTQTATLAEIAREAGVSAPTVSKVLNGRADVAPATRSRVEDLLRAHGYRRRRAEATRSPLIDLVFHELESAWAMEVIRGVENVARDAGLSVVLSESAGRLTPGRTWADQVAARRPHGVVLVLSGLDESQRALLTSRSIPFVVMDPAGDPGADVPSIGATNWQGGLAATRHLVELGHRRIGAISGPPQMMCSRARIDGYRAALETAGLPVEQDLVKTGDFHHETGYRLGRELLYRPDRPTAVFAGNDLQALGCYEAARELGLRIPEDVSVVGFDDLPVARWVGPPLTTVRQPLTEMAEAAARLVLELGRSTSEEAPTATRVELATSLVVRSSTGAPPVS
- a CDS encoding endo-1,4-beta-xylanase, with the translated sequence MRSSRTFSARTWLTTLVAGATAAAALLVAAPAAQAADTPLRDLGTAKGKVIGTAVTGSKLTGTYGDIAGAQFSSLTPGNAMKWGSVEPTQSTFNWAEADQIVAFAQAHNQQVRGHTLVWHSQNPSWLTNGTWTSAQLSTLLQNHINTEVGRYKGKLAAWDVVNEPFNEDGTYRSTLWYNGLGADYIANALTWARAADPAAKLYINDYNVEGVGAKSTALYNLVKSLKERGVPIDGVGLQAHLVLGQVPSTLQQNIQRFADLGVDVAITELDIRMTLPSDSTKLAQQKADYKAVTAACVAVARCVNLTVWGFTDSDSWVESTFPGQGAATPYDANYAPKPAYYGISEALGGGTTTPPPTGACTAAYSVGSQWNTGFTGNVTISCSGASLSSWKVTWTYGAGQQITQAWNATCTQSGAAVTCANASYNGTVPDGGSVSFGFNANWSGSNPVPTVTLG
- a CDS encoding LCP family protein, with product MRHDANGPDGGRRVGRRSRALKAAGLTLAAALVVGIGTAGWAYWHLNGNIESVDIDNALGDNRPAKAVATPAPSGSASASPLPTEAVNILVLGSDSRSGEANQALGGGDSTGARSDTAMVVHIDAGRTSATVVSVPRDTLVTRPSCPLSDGGSTAVAYGAMFNTAYSVGGPVCAVKTVESITGVRMDHYIEVDFSGFATLVDALGGVTVTTDADIDDDDSHLHLKAGTHHLNGTQALALARTRHGIGDGSDLGRIGLQQKLVKALLEQIASTDLLTSPAKLYEVADAITGSLTTDTGLNSLSALMELGQSLKGLAADGVRTVTMPVVTAPSDPNRVVAEEPAASELWKSLE
- a CDS encoding YciI family protein, yielding MPRYLSLVRIDENNAPAEGPSPELMQRMGELIEEITKAGVMLETAGLTPTSQGTRVRYEGGKISVTDGPFTETKEAIGGYAIMQCKDQAEAIEWAKRFLKVHEDFWTVTCEVREIAEG
- a CDS encoding RNA polymerase sigma factor yields the protein MEQQPASDPRPASARRAASDPRTAIETVFRLESPRVIAAVARVVRDVGIAEELAQDALVAALEQWPRDGVPDNPGAWLTATARHRAVDLVRRRENYARKLQEIGRDLETTTAPPEEPADPDAIDDDLLGLVFTACHPVLSAEARIALTLRLLGGLGTPEIARAFLVPEATVAQRIVRAKKTLATRNIAFEVPYGPDREARLGSVLDVIYLIFNEGYAATAGDDWLRPALCEDALRLARQLAALMPKEPEVHGLTALLEFQASRTAARTAPDGTPVLLKDQNRRRWNRRLIARGIAALDRAGAAATGAPGPYALQAAVAACHAHAHTYEDTDWASIATLYGLLTARAPSPVVELNRAVAVSMADGPGPALEIVDGLAAEPALRDYHLLPSVRGDLLLRLGRTTEARAEFERAAELTANARERELLRTRADACRPT
- a CDS encoding cell wall-binding repeat-containing protein translates to MRLFTRRRTAALATVVVLAAAGTLVTASGAVADDAGPWPGTEGRILSDGGGVIDATTGTAGRIPNVGSYATWAPDGSRLVSVSGQISSVLPNGTKKITLPWAQGLRSSAPYEDLTFWNGGRFVVFASGGQLAYGPSDASWAPGPLLPANLEPATVCDSEPSVNVNGLVAFERRTGSCNADAGVYVYDSVAKTVKLAVADAEQPAWSPDGTKLAFVRKDTDGNPQIFTANADGTDVKQLTTGPRRFANPSWSPTGKRIVFDAHTSADSADVHTTEYVDLATGELTKVGNTATGDHPNWQPLRKNGTGRVWGANAYLTATASSRWTWNTIGHSEPGLMDAKSAVLVNQDSPAYAVTAPALAGRKEGPVLMTQKTGLSSTTKNELKRTLKPGKPVYLVGSAAVLDNTVAAQVKALGYTPVRLTGADPYATSVMVSKTISSAPKYVFLAGGTEYRAALSAAAAAGSDGSASAGGVVLTNGTKLPASVQSYLNSLNPDKTMIITVGSAARYALTHSDFSRWPSTYSYYPISGTTDASISVAVAMFWWTAPSQTGLAYSGAWRDGVSAASAMNVFGPVLWTTSSTALSPEVNNYLQRETASVNSAVAFGGTGSISPAELNTAGTTISAGSAYFTYYPYYNGVIPPSTQASASTSALAARTDGNDDGQAAATVQRSAPVGDHQPNLAPLKTLQRQ
- a CDS encoding class I SAM-dependent methyltransferase, which translates into the protein MNDLAPLLTPEGHALLDAVRGTAPADELAVATRLRREHPADLVSAALGQARLRQRAAAKFGTEDAERMFFTPNGVEQSTRASVAGYRAGRMKALGVTSVADLCCGIGGDAIALARAGIRVLAVDRDPSTAHAARANADALGLADLIEVREADVTDVDTSGYDAVFVDPARRGGRGRIFDPEAYSPPLSWAVGAALAAPRAALKIAPGVPHEAIPAEAEAEWISDGGDVKEAVLWFGTSEPGAVRATLLPGPRTLLGAGLPDPEVRPVGRYLYEPDGAVIRAHLVADVARELDGGLIDATIAYVTADALRPTPYASAYEITDRLPFNVKKLKALLREREVGILTVKKRGSAVEPEELRKKVLPKPQGPNSVTVFLTRVAGAPTMLVGAPA
- a CDS encoding polysaccharide deacetylase family protein, which codes for MRSAAAVLTLAAIATGCAGGGTGTGGRGGKGNSPAPGQQPARAVPPEAPPARALHLYASRLRAAQQARVGAAKHWGLKKAPLTPPARPAHKPQITTREGFEVDDHEKLGLPPVFTTIPTKDKVVFLTIDDGAEKDPAFLRMMSALKIPYTAFLSDSLVKDDYGYFKKLQDRGAVLNNHTLHHPYLPALSYARQKREICGMQDVIEKRYGKRPALFRPPYGSYDQDTLRAAKTCGVRYAPLWDEEVFVDHWEYREWDQDLHPGDIVLSHFRGRGAWKGTMPDMVRRFLNKVTEKGYAVARLEDYL
- a CDS encoding polysaccharide deacetylase family protein is translated as MAALTGLTGCAQSVDPIERLGKKAAARVRPPGPAGQAPYRRWGLTAPLAPAPAHPAARSLAGSPGASLPPVVDHVPTADKVVFLTYDDGAERDPRFVDMVRELRLPVSMFLTDSVVGPGYGHFARLRSVGANIQNHTLDHPALRGLPYAGQRAEICGQQDKLRARFGLRPRLFRPPYGTYDTTTRRAAADCGIAAIVLWRASMGPADLTYTHGSPRLHPGDIIAVAPDGATGPSMRERTTRLLRRVQEQGFTVARLEDYL